gctaacatttagaaaatactaaatgcacataagtaaaaccataaacataatttcaatacgagtaggttatatttgtttacttaccgatatcatcgatttcggttatcgaaatattccgctcaaataacaatctctgctttttaaacaaagataaataaatgttccatggtggtgagaagttcagtagttattcagtgtgaaaaataacacaatacaccataaatgaattcactactaggatctattaatccgcgtgctcaagttctatttgacaataatttataaaataggtagggtagatttaaaaaatgggacatcaacttgatattgccattctgtaatctataggtatacctacaccgcataatttatcgttttgtgggttcgaaacatttcagtgatgaatagaccttaactgtcttgttttaaagcttaaattcgtccacatatctacagccagcactgcaagtgaaaactgctaattaaagtcgtgaattttagacgttatctcaaggtggtttaaggccattttactctgacataattgtgcttcgacgatcggattctatcagcgtgggtaagcggcaatactacctagtgcctgctgtggggaaatcagcgaaatatgtaatttgtaattattgcaagtaggtatggtgaaaagagaccgacaattcattaaagagagataggtgtaaaataataagtaaacgagttatgcacacacataatgcttcgttgtgttgcctgcttaccgatttgttttgctttgtgtaccaGATGTGGACCAAGAGCAACACAAGTACAGCTTTCTCAGGTGGTAGATAGATGCCTAGGACAAAATACTTGTTGTACGTCCTTGTTACTGAATctactattttttgtagatacaAAGGGCACATGCGCGAGCACGGCAGCCTGCCCATCTACAAGTGTGAGCTGTGCGACAAGACGTTCAGCGACTCCAGCAACTTCACCAAGCACAAGAAGGTGCACAACCTCTCCGTGGTCATCTGCGACATTTGCAAGAAGAAGTTCACTGCCAAGATCTACCTCGAGAAGCATATCGTGGTGAGTCTCCTTCACTCGACGCTCAGCAAGCTGTTTGTCGGTACATCACCACATGCGAGCACGGCAGCCTGCCCATCTGCAATACAGAGTCGCTATACATATTTACTATTTAAACTGAGATATTTGTATGAATTCTTATTACATTGCAGACGCATCAGCAGATGAAGCCGCTAGTGTGTAAGGAGTGTGACAAGGTGTTCTACACGGAGTCCAGCTACCGGAAACACATCAGCCGCGGCAAGACGCTCTTCAAGTGCCTTTCCTGCAACCTCTTCTTCTCCACCACCCGAGAGAAGTGGGACCACATGTGGGATGTAAGTATTACACGGAGTCCAGCTAAAGGAAGCACATCAGCCGCGGCAAGACGCTCTTCAAGTGCCTTTCCTGCAACCTCTTCTTCTCCACCACCCGAGAGAAGTGGGACCACATGTGGGATGTAAGTATTACACGGAGTCCAGCTACCGGAAGCACATCAGCCGCGGCAAGACGCTCTTCAAGTGCCTTTCCTGCAACCTCTTCTTCTCCACCACCCGAAAGAAGTGGGACCACATGTGGGATGTAAGTATTACACGgagtcatcgatgtatatggattagcctttcccatacaattccgtccgcaaaaatacgcttgaatcttacgtcatcgtcattgacaaagttgcaaattctcttgactttttgagcgcgttttttatcttcgaagggcccatccatatacatcgatgcacGGAGTCCAGCTACCGGAAGCATATCTGCCGCGGCAAGACGctcttttaattactttaaagcTCACACAGCTCTGTGTTACAGCTCTTTAAAtgcaggttttaaaaaaaactagtttttttatggtatcttgcTTGTGGTCTTTGGTTTTGCTAGTGTCCTAATTACACACTGTAAAGTTTTGCATTTAAACTATAGTGAATGATTTCTATTGTGAATATAgatgactagaggatgcccgcgacttcgtccgcgtggatttagatttttaaagatcccgtggtcagaactgtttgattttctgggataaaaagtagcctatccatCCCCAATAAGCTaactctttaccaaatttcgtcagaatcggttaaactgttgggccgtgaaaaggtagcagacatacagaaacactttcgcatttatgatattagtatggattacagctatactcacgtaatttagtcgacgtaagcccaaTTAGTTTCGAActcatccggggtcctttttcacaggGACTCAACTTGCAACGACTTCAGTTTCAATCGCGTCGCGTTGCGAGCTGAGTCCCAGTGAAAAAAGACCCGTTCGAATCTAGTCAAACTTACGTTgactaaaaaagaaaaaaaaaacatgagtaTAACCCTAATCATTTGTATACATAACACCCTATACAggttggccttggcctatctaaagatggccaacaatctcagtgagttagcagcatcttcagcattgtatttatcagatcaaagtagcatgggtacatgtcgtctttatatactaattaccaaacagccTGTATAGTTGGAATTTCTTTTTGCCAGGTGCACAAGGAGAGGAATGTTCAAGCGGACTGTCCGATATGCAAGAAAGCGTACCGCAAGCAACAGGACGTTAAGAATCACCTTCGCACAGAACACGGACAACCCCGCTACCGATACGTGGTGAAGCGGAAGCCACGGAAATCAAGTGCAAAAAGATCGAGGTGAACgccaaaacaaaaaaatctctCCGGCTATTTTGATGGTGTCATCcgcccatttttagggttccgtacctcaaagcgAAAAACGGActtcttataggatcactttgttagctgtctatctatctgtctgtctatctgtcgtgtctatcaagaaaacctatagagcaCTTCCTGTACCCTTGACTTAGAAtaatgaaaggcaggtaggtaggtcttatagcacaagtaacggaATAAATCtgagaaccgtgaatttgtggttatatcatacaaaaaaaagttaaaaagtgttcacgaaaaatttaattcactaaatcacatatagatggcgcagaccgttattaacttgctgAGTTCTagataaaggtgttaggtatatcttgtacgatggtacggaactcttcgcgtgcgagtccgactcgaactCGATCGGTTTTTCCTGTCCCTCCACTCTGCTTTTGCATACTAACACAGCAATACAATTAAAGACACACGCTGTACGTCAATCACATTGAGAATTTTCGTCACTTCAAGGTCATTGGCATCGGTGGTATATATTAGGCTCAATTTTCATTGAAAGGGAATGGTAGctttctaaaatattatataccatATTAACTTCTATCTCGACCACGTAAAACACAAATTTCTTgcctaaatgaaaaaaaaaaccagaatgCGCGCGAATTCTCGGTAGAAATTGGTGCTTTACAGTGTGGAGGTAGAAGTCAATGtgctatgtaatattttagaaattcgcttTCATTCCCTTTCAATGTAAATTAAgcctaaggctgagatctatagagcgcactttgactttgctcagacttaagacactgttaaaacgagacagcgttataccgctggcataaatctgtctcgttttaactggaacttgagtctgagcaaagtcaaagtgcgttctatacaTTTCAACCTTTCCAACAGCGGTTCGATGTGCATGGTCCCATCATAAGCGTTATTTACATTTCcttaatattgttatttgtagATTATAGCGAACGcgccaaaattatttttgaagatTTCTACTCTGGTGAACGTATGAATactaaaaacgaaaaatcttGCTAGGTTTATTCGGTATAGTTATATAAATCGGAGACTTTGTTGAGAATTTGTATAAAGTATTCTGGTATGTGATACTTCTACTATGGACCTTATTTAGTAAGATAAATAACTCATGCATAACTATGCTATGTACAGTGTTAAATtgtatattcaaaaaaaaaacagtgccTGACTGTATAAAtggatatttatgtatttttaaataataacgtgataatattaattttcatcAGAAAATACCGACGTGGTGGTACTGATTCccagaagtttttttttagataggtAACAGacataaaattaacaatttcCATGACATGTttaattatattactttattatatattatacactaacgtattattttaattaagtttttttttgtagttatttaagTTTACAATTAGGTTACAGACATTTTATTGATTGCATgaattttctttttagtttattgactattattttaaaaccCCATCTGTTACTCTAAGCCTGAAAtatatagaacgcactttgactttgcttagttttaagactgttaaaacaagacagatttatgccagctatataatactatctcgttttaactgtgcctcaagtctgagcaaagtcaaggtgctgtctatagatttcagcctaagaacCAACAAAATGGGGATGTTATTactcggtcgcgctaagtttgcacctcgctggaatgtggttcctctcccacttccccgctcatctccccgcggtcgtcttgttgcgtcagtacggttcgcatgtatcgtacctaagcgtcagtgtgacgtaattgACGGTAGGTGCAAACAGCATGGCCGAGTAATAAACTATTATTTGGTGTAGTTATTTAGTATCTACGTCATAGGGTTAGGATAATATATGATATTGAAACAGAAGTTTGAGAAGGCGTCTAGAGCTCTAGACAGAGCTATCGTCCGGCACAAAACAGCGACCCAAACTGGCCTACGTAGTTAGGACCCTTTGTTGAAGGGTCGTCGTGGTCGTCACTTACCACAAGATCAAAGACGTCTGACTTCTGTGTCCATCTTTATACTGTGGCTgttgtttacattataatatttttccttttacttagTTTGAGATATTATGCTAGCCATTGATAATtccattcaaataaaattgacaTTGTGTGTTTCCATGTAAGGTATTATTTTCGATTTTGCACGTAAGAGAATAATATTTACCACCTGTAACTTTTTGAAGAACGGAAGGAACGTTCTTGTTAATAGGGATGATGaatactagtcaaatcagcgactttttatcaaaagtcAATCGCTCAGTATGGAGCTTGTTTGAAATACACACatgtgacgtcatacacatttgacgtatttttttagttaaatcgataatttataCAATGGCTGAAAACTTGCAGCGAATGTGGGTTTTACAAATTTTGGAAAACCCtctatttgataataattactaaaaaaaaatatttttgacttgtaggcatcatccccattggaCTATGCGTTTTAAATAACATGACTGATGCCTGTAAGATGtcgaattaatttaatttaattttaccaaattttaggaattaaaatattgtttggtTGTATGTAACTCTTCAggaaagataaacaaatcgaaCTTGAGAAAGAGATTTCTGTTTCCTAGAGCGTCGTCAGTCGTCACTCATATCTATAGCAGAGAATACTTAGTGATATTTTGTCAGCCTCAACaacagagacaatgctctacTCCACTTATCCATTATCTCTTTCTGAAGCCCGAAGTGCGAAAGGGTACTGAGATACTCATCATAGTATTCGATTTGTTTATCGATccgattatattttattgtattatcgTGGCTAATTCTGCTGTACACATTAATCTCTGAACTAAATTGGCAACTACTATTCTATTACAATACATTTTTAGCTTATACTTTAGACTTTAGAGATTGTGCAGGACCACAGAAATCCTGTTAATAAGACAGAATTTCTGTGTTTATGACAGAATTAGCCACTtgctatttttctttaaaaataaaaacaggtaTGTACCTAAAACAAATCAAGCAAAcatttttatatgtaggtatgttacgAAGTACATACCTTGCTATTTATCATGTTAGTTTAAAGGGATACTAAGCTATTATGTTTTTCGAATATTAATGTTGCgtttaaataaattgtaactATTTGTAAAAAAAGTCCCATTTGTTTTAATTCCCAGTAATTATTATCCTATCAAATATTAATTGAGCTATGTACAGTACCTACGCTACATAGTCATATACCTACGTGATACGTCCCACTATGGTTACATGGTATCAATTTCGGCAAATAATAGGAAAAAATCACTATACAAGTCTTGGCCGAAATTGTTAACAACTtcgtttagtttaaaaaactgGTGGCGCTGGCTTTTCCAAGTAAATTTAAAAGGACCAACCCTTTTAAAATCACTTGGGAAATCCTTGGCTCTGCCTCGTCATTCTAATATTACTCGGCTGGCAATTTCTTTAATTCCGGCCTGAAAAGTAATGTACttactatttaaaattaatcgCCTAAAAGGGAAAAATTCAGCATGATTTTAACAGAACTAAgtttatctttgaaaatttccCAAAAAACGCGGGCAGCTTTAGCTAAAGAAATCTATAGCTACATAACTTTTCTTTTCTATttgataattattttgtaataccTAAGAACTGAGAACGCATATTtttatagaatataatagatattatgaaTTTAGCATCCTAAAACGcctgattttatttatatcaatcTTACCCGTATCTACTACAAGCCTTCTTCCGGTTCGTATCTATAATTTGTCTATGGTTAGTTTTTACTTTTCAGACTCGAAATGGAGTGTCAAACGTGTCCCTAAAccataataaatacaaattctaattttctttaatttcaatGCCCGCAGCAGCTTAATATTTTGTTCTACATACAATTTTCGATTATGTTGATTTCGTGCTATCTTCTGTTTGACCTAAATTTCCGACGAAAACATGGAAGAGGTAGGTGTTTAGGTTACCATATTTTGTTGTGTCACAATACTTTGCAACAATGCATGTTTGATTTGCAATCGTTTTCACTTGCAGGAGCTTAGCGAAAATGAGTTGGAAGGACGAATGTATGCTATGATACACTATGTTGACGAAACACAGGCAAACATTGGCTTAGATCAGAAGGAAATAAAAATCGTCGACAATGTACAACATAGTGGCTTACGACGGTACTGGCACAATACCATCGAACAGAAAACACCTTATCAAAAGATCAACACTCCTAAAGAGCCAGTAAAAGCTCCCGAAACGAAGAATGTATTGGATACCAGTCagcataaaaaaaatgaaagtgtGTCATCCTCTCCAGATTTATCAATTTTCCAGCAGCCAGTACCGAATAATATCAGAAAAACCGTTGAGATACTGGAAAATGAAGACTTAAATCGCGTTTTTGAGCTTGTATCAAGCGATGAGGATGAAGTAATTGAAGTGGCTTTGCCTCCAAAACCAACAATTACTATCGAGAGCTCGGATGAAGACACAGTTGCTATTTCAATCAGCTCTGCTGAAAAAAAGGCTATTGAAAAACAACAAGAGAGTAAAACTGGCAACCGAGAAGTAACATCTAGTCCTGTGCCATCAGTTGTTTCTTCCGTCTCTGATGAGTTCATTCGTGGGGACTGTATAGCGCTTAACATATCTTCAAAACATGCCAACAGCCAGAGCTTTGACTTCAGTTTGCATGGTGCCGACCTCCTCGGTCAGACACCTACAcggaagaagaaaaaaaaacgaaacaaaGACACATCTACTCCTAACATAACACCTGTAAATTCTACACCAATACCTGTGGATGAATGCTTCGCAACACCAAAAAGTAAGGCCAAGAATAAAAAGCAAAGGACAAAATCATACCGTGTTTCTGAAAAAAGTATCCCTGATCCAGATGTGTATGATTCAGATAGCAATCAATCTACCAATGAGGGTAACAAGAATCCCAATCCCATCTCAATCCCAGATAAGAGTTTACCTGTCACAGATGTGAATGAATCAGATCAATCAAATCAATTAGAAGTTATCAAAGATACATCTGTAGTAGTTAATGTTGACCAGGAAGCTGAGAACAACAGTGTTTCAACCGAGAGTTCTATTACTACCACTCCAAAGGCAACGAAAAAAAACACTGACACTTTaatcacaaaaaataacacttcaAACAAAAGTGTCATTGACTTGACTAAACCTGacgaaaataatataacaatagaTGAAAATATTGTTATGGGAAACGTAAGTGGTTTCTCTGAACTGGACAGCTATGATGAAAATACTCCAACTCATGATGACCCCCCAAAGTGTGGATCAACAAAAATTCCTGCTATATTGAATGAAGATCTTGACTTTGACAATTTGAAAGGTAATAATAGAGTTTGTAAGAGGCGGCGGTATTCCCTTACAACTCTTAGAGCAGAGATGGAGAAGTTTTACAATGAGAGTTGGGGAGGCGAGGATTTTAACCATCGAGAGATACAGAAAAATATGTCAAGTAAGCCTTTATTTTcttgtaaattaattaattgcaaTGCGACTCTCATGCTACCTATTGTAGATTGATGGTACTATGACAGAAATGTGAAAAATGTAACAACTCAAGCAGATAAATGCTATGCGAATATTGGTATTGAATAGAATTAAGTTTAACATAAAATTAGATGAAGGTTGTGACtgtgtggattaaggttttttaaaatcccatgggaactctttcattttccagcataaaagtagcctatctcctagtcttcaggatgcaagcttaccaaatttcatacaaattggttaaacagaaacaaactctttgattttcctggctaaaaagtagcctgtgtctgtccccagaatgtaagctaactctgtactaaatttcaccAATATCAGTTAATtggatgggcagtgaaaagctagcagacagacactttcacattcatgatattagtatgaataaaaCTAGTTAACACTACGCGCCACACCACGCCATGTGATATATGTTGATTATTAAAAAGTACAAACCTTCCTGCAAGTCCCAAAAATAACCACTTTGTGTTGAACTCAAACAACACAGGCATAATtaaaagacagacaaacacaatttttataaataagattTTACCAAAACtaagatgttttatttttactgtaggAGACAAGAGCCTGTGGGTCATTGATCCGAAAGACAGAATGTCATCATTAACAAAACGGAAAATTACGTAAGTTTAACATTcctttaaatattatgttatattgtaaaattgttTACTACACCAGAAGCAAATTCATGCTACCATTGTATAATGTTGTTTCAAGTTTTTAATGTTCAACTTGTTTAAATAATCTTTTTTCCAATGTCACATATGTGTGAAATCTATTGATAACcatgtgaaattaaaaataataatgaaaatttttaacagtgtcttccTATATATAATGTTAAGGAATATGGAACGAGCGTCATaccatcaggtctcttgccatcgcTACGCGCCAAGccaattttttcattttatttacagATGCAATTACTGCAATCGTGTTGGGCATCGCGACGACACGTGTAGATTGAAACCGCCTGTGTGCTTTATGTGTGGATCAACGGGCCACTACGAACCGCGATGTCCGAGGAAAATCTGTGTAAATGTAAGTAcacaaaatcataatattattaacccattatagcctagcggtgccatatggcacccaatttcgtatgtttaaattgtcgggccctgtccttgtaataagaggtgcagtcaagtggtttgttgtcaatgccatgctagagggacatagccattactccatttactttgttttgtcccATAAGCTTTTTGTGACCTGCACGAGCACCTGTAAATCAGTGATGTGAAATTGCTGCCAATAATGGATGCAACATTCAAGTAAGgggatcatattttttttattttgagtaatgtaatacgtttatgcatttacacttgatgccaaaccttgcattgacttgttcatatcataaaactgtcgtattttgttttattgtttggatTATGGCATGTTAAAAGATATGGATGCCGTACGGCACCGCTAGGTCATTATgttgtctttttattatgtatactaaaaatctaatttatgtcTTTTCTTTGGTTATTCCTTATGTAATGGCTTTTTTGTTTCAATGGAGATTGTACATTACATGAGGCACTTGCTATACTAGAAGAAGACGATGAACTCAAGCCTCAATTGCTATAAATTGAAGCTCCAGACCCTATAATCCTATCTGACAAAGATGAGGGTGGTTTCATAAATAATCCCACTGGTCGGCAACTCAATGCTAGATGTGAAGTGGTGCTAGGCTCTACATCTGTTCATACCTATTTCAGTTCAAAAATACGCCACGACGTAGTGGCCGTCTATCCGCTTCAAACACCAAGCAAAAACATCTAAAAAATACTGGCAATCGGGTCTGACAGCATATGTTATGACAGCAGAAATCATTTATTGGTACCCAGCGAGTCATGTCGCAAGTGTGGGTGTTACCTACCCATTGTCAGTCAGACTAGACTACAGTGCAATAAATGCATCGTCGGGCTCTGTGCACCTACAAGCTtcctacaaataatatgtaattttatggaagtatatgtaaatgttcatggaatatattggatcttttaatcaattttgaaccttgaactatacaagagttaataccttaataattcttatcaaGTTGTGGTAGAATATTTTGGTAACAATCAGTTAAGTATAAGAAATTTATGAGACATTTGAAAAGACACGGTaggagcctagcggtgccatgcagcatccatggttatttccagaagtaagacttgcaccaaaattctgatgattagatctgactaatagggtccataataacaacatatcaatgaaaaactcaattctgagaccttaaaataattcaggctataatgggttaaggTACAGTACTACTACCACCCTGTCCAAAAATTTTGAATATAGTAAAAGTATGATTTTGAGTGAAATAGCATGAGTCTGTTGTTatacttgtgtttaaaatcttaacgccgcgcaataaggtctgtatttaattaatttcagtCGGCGTTAGGTTCCGCTTTCTGCGCAAACGCATTTTGCCGATGCGACTTTTTTGGTAGTACTGTTTAGAAATGTAGATTTTGTCCAAActttaagttaaattaaaacGACGAGTGTGTACTGTGTAGTGTAATTGTAGTCGCCGAAAACAAATTTTGTGATTAGATCCATATTATTCGATTGACTATGAGATAGTATAGAGAGCAGTTATGTGtgaatttgtttgtttattgtttcaTCATTTCCCTCATGATTGCCAAACTACTCATTAGATTTCGATATATAAGGATAGCTGGCATTGTCATAGCGCTCTGAGCGTCATGACAAATACAATATCGTGGATAAAATAATTGAGATAAACCAATAGTTTGGTGTCAAATAAAAGATCTCAATGTGATACCCAAAAAAGATATcatatataattatatgtatttgtCTTTACGTTATCTATGGAGTCAGTGAAATCAATACTTTGTACGGTTGTTAGCAAAGTCACAAGTGCGATCAGAATCAGTATCAATATATTGCTATTATTCATATTCCCCTACATGCATGCCTACATAACCCTACTTCCGCAGTAGTATTTTTTTGAGAATTGGTCGGGttattgaactttatcttgttcattTCAGTGTGGAACACCAAACCATATGTACTCAAGAATGTGCCGAAATTGCTCCAACTGGGGTACCATACAATGCGCAGAGTGTGGACAAAACGGACACCCCTCAAGTCACTGCCCAGACCTTTGGCGCCGCTATCACAACACTGTAAGTTTTCATTATTAGTTCTCGATTTATCTAGAGAAATCAATTTTTgagttaaaactatttttttaaatagcgagcaaacgaacagacgggtcacctgatgttaagtgattaccggtTACCgtcgctcatgaacatttgcagcaccaaaatgcgttgctggccttttCGGAATTTGGtgatccaccccttgaataaccccatgttaaaATCTAATAAGAACACCGCAGAAAGAAGCTGTTTCCAAAGATTGTATGTGCATAAAGAAAGATGTGGCACATTGAAGAAATTGCTTACGTGGCGTGccgtgcggttgtagaaaaaggagggtggaatgagatCAAACTACTCTAAACACTGCCCATTATAAAAGCTATAGAACACGCACAGGGAGCTTACGTCTTTACTATTAATAAGAATTGTAGTCGTAAATGTACCTTTTGTCTGTTTGTTCACAGATCAACTTGGACATGCCTCTGACGGAGAATCATCAGTTGAAGAAACACCATCAAATATACTGCAGTGGATGCACGCGCCGCGGTCATTTAATCCATAACTGCCGAGTTACTCTGCCCTTCTCAGGCCTACCAATCAATTCGCCCTATGTTGCAGTATATAGACCTGTGTATTCACCGATTTGCAACAACAGCCTTTCTATAAACAATCCGAACCAAGGCAATAAACAATACAAGAGAAATGTCACGCAAGATCCTAACCTCTCTTCTGAATCAACACCACGAAACCAACAACTTAAACGGCACTCCAAATCGCCTGTAAATCATGATACgcatctaaataaaaaaaaaaaccttggtACCTCTGGCGGTACAGAAATACGCCAAAGCACTAAGAGCCCGATAAATAACAGTAACAGTTTACAAAAGAAGAATTCACAAAACAAAGAACAACCTGCTATAACTAACAAAGATACGACAGAAACTAATAAAAATGCGGAAACAGCACTAGCTGAAGAAAATGAAGCAACAGATAAAGCTCCAGATTTTATCCCGATAACATCTGAAAATCATGATAAACAAGGACAAATCATTCAAGATAATGAAGTGTCAGATACCAGCGATGTTGTCACTTCAGCGAGAATTTACATCCCTAAAGAAATCGTAGAGAAGCTAAAGACAGAAGAGGGTGGTACATGGATGAAAGAAGCTATCAAAAAGAACAATGTCACCCTTGAAAGTGACATCATAACTTTTTATATAAGCATCAAAGGAACTGTCGGAAATCAGGAAGCTTTTCAAACAGAACTCCGAGATTGGATTtctacaaaacaaaataaagaacGAGCCGTATCTGAAAGTGAAGCTGATGTAACACAAGAATCAATCACTGACCAATCTTTGATGAGCAATGACATACCTAAGAAT
This genomic stretch from Maniola jurtina chromosome 2, ilManJurt1.1, whole genome shotgun sequence harbors:
- the LOC123872284 gene encoding uncharacterized protein LOC123872284 codes for the protein MEEELSENELEGRMYAMIHYVDETQANIGLDQKEIKIVDNVQHSGLRRYWHNTIEQKTPYQKINTPKEPVKAPETKNVLDTSQHKKNESVSSSPDLSIFQQPVPNNIRKTVEILENEDLNRVFELVSSDEDEVIEVALPPKPTITIESSDEDTVAISISSAEKKAIEKQQESKTGNREVTSSPVPSVVSSVSDEFIRGDCIALNISSKHANSQSFDFSLHGADLLGQTPTRKKKKKRNKDTSTPNITPVNSTPIPVDECFATPKSKAKNKKQRTKSYRVSEKSIPDPDVYDSDSNQSTNEGNKNPNPISIPDKSLPVTDVNESDQSNQLEVIKDTSVVVNVDQEAENNSVSTESSITTTPKATKKNTDTLITKNNTSNKSVIDLTKPDENNITIDENIVMGNVSGFSELDSYDENTPTHDDPPKCGSTKIPAILNEDLDFDNLKGNNRVCKRRRYSLTTLRAEMEKFYNESWGGEDFNHREIQKNMSRDKSLWVIDPKDRMSSLTKRKITCNYCNRVGHRDDTCRLKPPVCFMCGSTGHYEPRCPRKICVNCGTPNHMYSRMCRNCSNWGTIQCAECGQNGHPSSHCPDLWRRYHNTINLDMPLTENHQLKKHHQIYCSGCTRRGHLIHNCRVTLPFSGLPINSPYVAVYRPVYSPICNNSLSINNPNQGNKQYKRNVTQDPNLSSESTPRNQQLKRHSKSPVNHDTHLNKKKNLGTSGGTEIRQSTKSPINNSNSLQKKNSQNKEQPAITNKDTTETNKNAETALAEENEATDKAPDFIPITSENHDKQGQIIQDNEVSDTSDVVTSARIYIPKEIVEKLKTEEGGTWMKEAIKKNNVTLESDIITFYISIKGTVGNQEAFQTELRDWISTKQNKERAVSESEADVTQESITDQSLMSNDIPKNRNNVLRKLNKAFETLKTDLGDPKTLYRELVYLQNRHEQLLKGKAISPQKLSNNRSNINGMLRKLNMVLIGQAGLADGSRHLSELHLLHEKLTNFRQKNIPTTLREEIGQHFHYIFTAIPRDDYVELLNKYYFSRPAPALKTKHNNKVFKSPMVTQKNNINIQHLQRSVNNANGDNNRHLNTSIATPLMTNAKRKLMFYHRRLLSTKPRDMVLKKTKTELINKINSQITSFEKKSYASKKNFKKMKKVQEQVQLFLSNIYNIQMIDFSMGFVRNMSGLLVLFLFFTGISARRYPDEDFYPGNYYNQQQERVNAALEKLETAKSPQYVQNWPNITMKLGQVSAVDIDKAGHTLVLHRGANAWDATTFSMRNIYQFIGDPPIAAPTVLVFNETGELVDSWGQNLFHMPHGITADKEGNVWVTDVALHQVFKFTPQSRTQPALVLGEKFVPGDDDYHFCKPAAVAVLSSGDFFVADGYCNSRVIKFARDGSKILQWGKRFGDSPFVFSVPHALALAEDRNELCVANRERGRVECFRADSGAYTTSFHNWLVGPKIYSVAYAPLEGGRLYIVNGPSLPDIPSRGYVIDYTSGRLIQTFAPTDGFHNPHDIAVKPDGSAIYVAELDPRRVTKFVHVTVRNDTREQAVNVTHAKPTATVEGHGPLTAGAGEGVGVSGVLSDVGDAWAMWGGAVGGALAAAGGTLLVALCRARNSGRKSVTRRRWEYGHGEFKLRRLLERRRFTRVRSDDSEDEPAPMLPPPTA